The window ATCGGCACCGCGGTATTGAATCCAGTCAATCCACCAGCAGAAGTAACCACCAAAGCCTGACCTCTCTCTAGCGTAGGCAAAGTAGCCCCCACAGGAAGCCTCTCTAAATCAGCAGTGCTCAAGTAATGATTAGGCACAATATGGAATCTCACGCTGCTAATATACCCATGCGATCCAGAGAAGATCGACACATCATCAAGAGCAAACACAGTCATATTAACCAGATTCGTTAGCTCAGGGTACTTCACTCTCATTGCAAGAGAGAGAATCGTGAATCCATTACTACGCAACCTAAGCATTGCATCACGTAACATCAGACGCATTATAGCAGGCTGCACCAGAGTACCGATACCCTGTTGATGAGTAGTTGAGGTCACGTGAGGAGTCACGCCCTCTTGAAAcggaaaagaaagagagctcAATCTCTCAAAATCGCAAGAGAATGGAGAGAGTGGTGCAATATAGCCTTGGATGCCATGAATGATTAAGACACCGTTGTTGAAGAGATCAGGATGCGTGATCTCTACGCCTCCTATGAAGACCTTGACGGTGGAAGGAGTGGCGGAGACGTTTTTTAGTGAAGTGGAAGTGACGGTTATACAACGGCCAGCACTTAGCGTTTCGATTTTGGTACCGAAAGCGAGTTTACGGAGGTAATCGATGGAGAAGAGACCGGGTACGATGTGTTCGTGGAGGAGGTCAGGGATAGAGCAAGAGAAGCAGGTACGGAGAGAGGAATCGGAAGGAGCGAAAAGAGTGGAAGGACCTGACCAGGCCGTGGTGGTGGAATCAGCGGGGAGAGATGGAACCGCCATTGCGAGTTGAGTGAATCCTAGGTGAGAGAGGATTGGCGCGAGGAGATTTGTGTGTGAGGAGAACGAATGGTCGTGGAAGTGATCGGAGGTGGAGATTTGTGGTTGAGGTGATTGCGGAGAGAGATTTGAGCCGAAAGTGGTGGTTTCTACGCCGTCAATGGAAGTGGAGGAGATGATTATGGAGAGCGAGAGAATTAAGAGAATAGAGAGTTTCGGAGAAGACTCCATTTTGACGACAGAGGGAGAGCGATGAATAGTGGATGTAAAGGAGAGGGAGAAGGTTGGGGGGGTATTTATATTGGGAATCTAGAAACGGTTATGGTAGCGCGTGACGGGAGCGTGGCGTCGGGGATTGGGAGAGGGCGAGCGAATGAGTGTTGCGTGGAGTTGCTGGTTAGTTAGAGTGAGAATGTTTGGGTATGGTTAGGTTTGGCGGGAAAGTTGAAAATGGGGATCTCGTCCTGGCGTTGATCAAGCTTTCTTGCATGATCAATTTCATCACAGGCTATAAACTGCTGGTGTTATGAATAGCTGGGTATCTATGTCACTCTTGCATAATgcctctttttgtttttttcacttgcgataattaaataatgattaagttacgtttatttttacattttagaaatatatttttttataaaaaatattatttttttttctcctaattactttttagtattttttttatcgttttgctATGctgatataataatttttaaaaaattaaaataaatattattttgatatattttcaagcaaaaattacttttaaaaaataatcgatatcacacttccaaacacctgtataaatttatatttttcttttttttttccttgagctATTCAACTAAAAAACTCCAAAACCTACAAGtccttataattataaattacagttaaaaaaaaactaattctgaAGAGAAAATCATTGTGGATTTCTTAATAAATCATTGCTCGCTAGaacagtaatatatatatatatatatatatatatatatatatatatatatatatatattctctttagtttgtttaagtttttttttagttattatttttttaatttaatccttgcACAATATATtatttccactttttttttagaaattattttgatcTCCTTGTTGTGAGActctaagaaattaaaaaaagtctgTTTGGTtgatattcagtttttcaaaaacaaattcagtTTCGTTGCttgaagaaattttaaaatgtaggGACCAAGTTTGATGTAATGTCTAAAAcaacgagttttttttttttaatgtttatcacatgtgttttttatatatattttttacctttaatatttttccacttttcaatttggtcccttcaactcataatttttactttgtagttcaagattttattttatttatatttcagtctttgaatttgaatttaaaagataaacGATGATTAGGAaaagtttagatttttaataaactagaaaaaaaaaacgaatagAAAGAGCAGGAGAGAAGAGCCACAAACCAATTCCTaagaattcaaattaattatagaaaataaatttaaaatctaactagTTAAATTACACTCttcaaaattacaattacatCTTAATCATAAAGAACTCACCCTAAACAAAAAgtcatttgttttcaatttcaagacatgatctttctcttgaaaattccaatctttcctctaaaaaataaagaaacatatAAAAGGTCTAGAAGTTGTGGGGTTAGTGATTGCTAGCTACTTACAAGACTGTAGCTTGGTTAAGCCCATGTTTGTTATTTTCTTCTGAAATGGAGCTCGTAGCCAATTCATCTGGGCCAACACAAATGCATAAGGTTTCAGTTTTTATACATTTAAACCTGTCTCGGGCCATCAAGAGTTCTTATGAGAAATTCTTCTCCTCTGGCCTTATTTTGGACTCAGATCCTTAGTATATTATGCCTTATTAACGAAGATTGTCCTTAATTGGGCTGATAACCCTTAAGAGCGATTAATTAagtgataaatctaataatTATCAAAGGTCGATAGAAGAGTCAAACATATCTCAATACTGAAGGGAACAAATAAggggaaaggaagaagaaaatggtgTATATTTTattgcaacaaaaaaattgtGTAAATCTTTCTTTTGCTGGAGTCAcagaacaagaaaacaaaaccaagcCATTCTCCATGGCAGGATTTATCCAGTAAATTTCCCGAAGCCTCCAAAAGAATTGTAGTACAATAGTTTTCCTCCTGAACTATTATGGCTTGCGGAAGTGTTTGGTTTCACCACAGCCCATGATAGATGACGGCAATTTTCCTACCCTCTCTATACCTTCTTCAAATGTCACTCTCATGCCCATAAAGAAATGTGACTCGATGTGGCAATGGAATGCCCAAACTCCAGGGTTATCAGCTTTAAATCTTAAAGCTGTCCATCCATAAGGATGAACCGGTACCGTGTTCTTCATAATCGGATCGACCAAATTGTACTTCTTTGGATCATTAATTCGATCGAACTTGCCCCTTCCATAGCCTAGGACCCAAAAGTCATGTCCATGAAGATGCCATGGATGTGTCTCACTAACGCTGGCTACCATAGAGTTTGCATTTTGCAAAATAATATCCACTGTTGAGTTGAACTGAAGCCTATAGATGGCATCACTAGTAGTACCATTGTTGTCTTCTTGTTTAACAGAAATGTTATAATTTGCAAAATCATATCCTTCGGGAGGTGGGGTTTGGCTAAAGGTGTGAAGCAAATTCTCCTTGAGTGCAATCAGGTAAGGTGTATGAGGTAAATTGAAAGAGACATCATTGACTGACCAACGTCGAGTACCATTTACCTCATTTTGCGTGTTCAACAATACTATGACCCTGTCAGATGTGGCAGGAGGGGAATGTATGTGGCCTTTGCGAGCCTTAATGGCAAGACTTTGATTAAACCGAGAATCAACATCGTTCCAAAGAGGCCCAGATGGAGGAATCGTTGGAGGAGATCTCCGGGGATGGTTTGGATAGTAGTTGAAAATGGCTAAGCCTGGCAGAGTTGTGGAATCTCTGCTAACAACGTTTGTAGTAGCCCAATAATTTCTTGAAGGGTCTTGGTCAGTTTTCACTAGGACTGAATATGTCTCGCCAGAGTATATGAATAAATTCTTTACCACAAATGGCTCAACATAGTGACCATCAGCTTCAACAACAGTCATGTTGTGACCCTGCACAGGAATTATAGAAATGTTAACCAATGGCTACTTTATTATTTCCCTGTAATAAGCTGTAAAACATAAATTGGCAGGGGCATGGAAAATACCTCTATCTGGAAACTAAGAGCTGATAAAGCAGTCAAACTACTAATCCTAAGCCGATATGTTTTTCCAGGGACTACAGTCATGGAATAAAGAGAGCATTCAGGATTTGTATTATTGCAAACATCAGCTTTCAGTGGTGATTTGGCAGTGGAGCAGTTCAACCTTCCCTTTCCATGTATCAAAAGTGACTGCAATTTTTGTTCCAAGTAACAAGCTTAGTCATACGAAAGTGATGATCAAGACCATAAAGAACAGTAAAGATATCAAACAAGGCATTTAAGATAATTAAGTACCTGAGGATCCCCAACCCACTGGAAATCAATTGAGGACAATCCAGCAGCTTGTTCATATGTGCTTTTGTGATACCAATCATTGAGGATGATGCTTCGATCATAATCATACGCAAAGGGTTCGGATTTTCCATCGGGAAGCGCTACGCGAATCGAACCATATAGCCCAGCTTCTCTTTGCATTCCATAATGGGCATGGTACAGATATGTACCAGGCTGCATAGAGGAAACAAGAGGTTTTTATTATATGTGTAAGCTGACATTAACAGAAGTCTAGCTATTATAAGTGCTAAGACTAGAGAACTCACCCTGTCAACAACAAACTTATATACGAAAGTGTCTCCAGGCAAAACTGGACACTGAGTCACTCCTTCAGTTCCATCAAACCAAGGTGTTCCAATCTGACGAATTCCATGCCAATGAATGGCTGTGTTCTCAGTTAACAAATTGTTCTTGACCTCAACAATAACTGTATCATTCTGCTGTGCAAAAATTGTGGGTCCAGGAGTTCTTCCATTAATTGTAATGACCAGCTTCTTATAGCAATCAGGGGATCTGTACTCGTACTTGATCTCCCATTTGTAATGACGAATTCTAGCCTCAGCAATTGGTATGTCTACCAAAGAAATAATGAAGAGGCAGAAAGCCAACAATTTCATCATGGCAATGCATTTGGATAGTGGAAGCTGATAATCTCTCATGCTTTTTCAAATTGTGTTCCTGTGGCTAGTCACCCCTATCTATATGAAATGAATATGTGATGGTCTCACTTTGGATCTCTGAGGCGCCCTTTTATAGTGCTGGCTGTACAAgggccttttctttttgtaagaaTTAGTTTGAAAAGTTGAGTCAAAATATATCACGAACTGTTACTGGTCCTCCGTAGATGGATTTCACAAGGACCCAGTGAAAAAAAGGCGTAAAATCAAGAATGCCATCCATTGAAGTATCTTTCATAGAGGGAAAATACAAGTATATCAAGGGGTTCAATTAAAACCATAAAGGTGCAGAGATATTCTAGTTTTAAGAACTTTATAGCTCAAAGGTTCATTTCATTGGCATCGCAGGAAATTAAGCAAAGATTAAACTCGATTCGTAGTTGTACGTGTTCTCCATGTTTAATTTGAGACATAGTTCGAATTCTAAGGAaattaacccataaaaaaaatccagctaAGAAGAAATGATCTGCTTAAGACTTGTCAAAAAAGGATTAGTCTCCACATACAAACATCAGCATCAAGATACTTACGATTAAGAAATTACCGATCGAGCCTTTTCTTATGAAAGAAACAggtaagattttctttttattaaggtttCATCTTATGATCATTACACCCTCATAACTTATTGTAATTATGGAATAAAAAGTGGGAAGGAACTAAGCAATAGTACAAACAACTTGGCGTGGATAAATCGATGTCACTAACTTGCAAAGGTAAAATTCTTAGTAACGAAATTGTCATAGTTCGCAGCTTACCCCGTTGTTTCTGTTTTGGAATTCTGCTGATTGACAGGCAAGCTATTTCTTAATTGTTGACTGTATAAACAAAGACCTTTCCCTTTATCTATGGTCTTTTCAAACTTCAAACATGGAAATTTATTGCCTATATCAACATGCAATTTCTATGTGAATGAAATAAGCTATTCAGGACCTGACCATGTAATTAGAGCGCAGAAGAAACACCAAGCTAGAAGCATGCTGCAGTTTCCAGGAAAAAACAGAAGTTGAAAACACGAAAAGTTGACAAAGATTAAATGATTTCCAAGACGTGGTCAACTTCGACAGATGATTGCTTGCTATAGTTCTTGACGTGTTATAAAAGTAGTGAATTTGAATTGTCAATTATTTCCATCGATCTCAGGCTCTCGTACGTGTTGTTCATATGCATGTATTATGGGGTGTCCGCTCCGGTATGATGAATAAGGATAAACcggaaattataattttttttaaaaaaatgtttgatgtATCTTtagacaata is drawn from Populus nigra chromosome 5, ddPopNigr1.1, whole genome shotgun sequence and contains these coding sequences:
- the LOC133694852 gene encoding fasciclin-like arabinogalactan protein 21 is translated as MESSPKLSILLILSLSIIISSTSIDGVETTTFGSNLSPQSPQPQISTSDHFHDHSFSSHTNLLAPILSHLGFTQLAMAVPSLPADSTTTAWSGPSTLFAPSDSSLRTCFSCSIPDLLHEHIVPGLFSIDYLRKLAFGTKIETLSAGRCITVTSTSLKNVSATPSTVKVFIGGVEITHPDLFNNGVLIIHGIQGYIAPLSPFSCDFERLSSLSFPFQEGVTPHVTSTTHQQGIGTLVQPAIMRLMLRDAMLRLRSNGFTILSLAMRVKYPELTNLVNMTVFALDDVSIFSGSHGYISSVRFHIVPNHYLSTADLERLPVGATLPTLERGQALVVTSAGGLTGFNTAVPMRINYVRVKVPDVMRNLKIVVHAVYLPFPRIHPTSAAAFDEMMGIGGEGQNIVAAEAGACSAVFEEDGSCGMVPPMPAQVKPSVVVRSDEDHHGL
- the LOC133694345 gene encoding L-ascorbate oxidase-like, producing MRDYQLPLSKCIAMMKLLAFCLFIISLVDIPIAEARIRHYKWEIKYEYRSPDCYKKLVITINGRTPGPTIFAQQNDTVIVEVKNNLLTENTAIHWHGIRQIGTPWFDGTEGVTQCPVLPGDTFVYKFVVDRPGTYLYHAHYGMQREAGLYGSIRVALPDGKSEPFAYDYDRSIILNDWYHKSTYEQAAGLSSIDFQWVGDPQSLLIHGKGRLNCSTAKSPLKADVCNNTNPECSLYSMTVVPGKTYRLRISSLTALSALSFQIEGHNMTVVEADGHYVEPFVVKNLFIYSGETYSVLVKTDQDPSRNYWATTNVVSRDSTTLPGLAIFNYYPNHPRRSPPTIPPSGPLWNDVDSRFNQSLAIKARKGHIHSPPATSDRVIVLLNTQNEVNGTRRWSVNDVSFNLPHTPYLIALKENLLHTFSQTPPPEGYDFANYNISVKQEDNNGTTSDAIYRLQFNSTVDIILQNANSMVASVSETHPWHLHGHDFWVLGYGRGKFDRINDPKKYNLVDPIMKNTVPVHPYGWTALRFKADNPGVWAFHCHIESHFFMGMRVTFEEGIERVGKLPSSIMGCGETKHFRKP